The Diospyros lotus cultivar Yz01 chromosome 11, ASM1463336v1, whole genome shotgun sequence region CCTATgtataaggaaaaaataaaacttctCATTTAGGCTTGTTTAGGTTTTGGGCCtgtttaagttttttatttttttattttttttttttttttggggggggggaggttgaattgaaaaataaaaaattgttctCCTTTTTAATATatgtcaaaatttttgaacccttAGTAGTATACACAACATATCATTGAGAGTGTTGAGATttggtatattattttttagaattatttagCAATATTTGTCATATGTATATCTTGATAAAGCAATAGAATATGTAAAGCAAACTCATgaattttatagtggtttggcttcaACCTACTCCACTCCTTCCAAACTTTCCCTTTTGGAGGTCTTTTTCACTATAAAAACCACAATAGAGATTTTTACATATTCGCTCTAAAACATTTTTGCAAATTAGGTAGTCTTTCAAACTCggacttaatttcttttgaaatacaataaatcaaATTGATGCATTATTTTAAAGTCCAAACCTTTTAtgaataaacatatataagacaAGCTCAAGGATAGATCTTACTTTCACAGTTgattgaaattaataatgatttgACCTTTCCTGGGAAGCtttaaaaattaagagcttatatGCCTTGTTTGAGTGCTATGATAGAATGCCTTTAGATTGAAATTTCATTGTCTTGGTAAAAAACCTTTAAAACTTTCTATTTATAAGTTTTGACAacaattgagaataaaattagccattttgacataaaaaaaataacatgaattaattttatattatatgtttcaaaacattgtATCAAAGTTATCTTGTTTGAGGACATGCAATGTTGAGAAATATAGGAGTATACACCAAGATGGAATGAATTaggtgttttaatttttttttagtttaatatagattttgtacaaaaattgttttgagatCTTTTATGACTTTTGAAATCAATGTCGgaaatataaactaaaagtcctcataatatgaaaatcaattgtaaaataaatacaaagagaCAATGCACACAATTTAGAGTGATTCGATATAAGCCGATCTCCTCCATTACCTTGACTACTCATTAAGAATTTTCGAAAATGCACTCTTGAGTGCCTATTTAAAGAGGTGATCACTATCCTTTATTATAGTAGTTTTTGTTAGGCTCAACTATAACTTTTTCCTAGCCTTTTATAAGGATAAGGTGCTAACATCTTCAAAGAGAACTGTGAACAACCAACAAAAAGTCAGAAGGCTCACTGGGGATCTCCATCCGTGAAGACCTTCCAATAGTTAAGTCAATTATTGGAAGAAATGTATTATGGAAAGAAAGTTAAGgcttataaaagaaaagttaGGCTTGCTGATGATTATCCAAAAGTGTTTTTTTGAGTATTGTAGCTTGGCTTTTATAGAGCTCGAATCTTGAGAATCATCACAAATACACATGTCCACGGATCTAGAGGACACGTGCTAATTGGCATGCTTTCTTTCGAAAAGAAAGGCATCCTTTTCGAAAGGAGTTATTTCTGAAAGGATTCTTAAGAAAATAACCAATTCCTTTCGGAAAAGGCATTGTGAAAGCAGCTCCTTCGCTATACAAGGCTATTACTTTTCTTTTCAATCTTGGGAACAAAAATTGCCCCCCCTGCACTCTTTCTTTTTGCACTTTTAAGTGAAAAATAAAGAGTAATTTTACTTTTCCACGACCAAGATTTATAAAGACAAGTTTCCATCAAAACGTTACTCACTTGCAGAAACATTTCACCTTCCAAAGGTCCACTATAAATTGAGTTGTTTATTGCGATAATCACATTACGCTTGTCTTATTTTGAGAGAGagtttttttatcttctttgtttttttcaaaagaatttaTCTGTTCCTTTCTTTCCGAAAGAATATTCACCGTCGATAATTCCTTTCCGAAATGAACTCTTACAGTAGGTAATTTCTTTCCAAAAGGATTTTTTATAGTCTCAGGGAAAGCCTTTCCGAAAGAAGTGTTTTCCTTCCTTCATTACTCCCTTCTAAAAGGAATTCTTCCCGAGATCTTCTTCTCTGTATCAACATCGCtttttccaaaagaaaatgacctACCCCTTACGACATAAGCATTCTTTCTGAGCCCCTGTCGGTCATGTAGGAATCCTTCCAAAAGAACTCTATTACTAAGAGACTACTTTTCTCTGTGGGGAGTTTCTTTCCGAAAGACCTTTGCTTCCAGAAGAAAATTTCTTTCCGAAAGACAGTCtttttcgaaataaaattaagctatgcatctattttctctttctctaagGACTTGTCCAACCtaatcctttttctttcttttatcttctccctttctcctTTACTACTATGGCGAGTAGGAAGATTTATCATCATGAGACCAATTCTGAAGGGGTCACTCATTCTTTCCTGAAGGATAAATGTTCTCGCATGATTGATGACGATGTTTCCCTTCTCCACCCAAACTTTAGGATTCCCCATGATTACCACACTAGGCTTCCTTTTCCTGAGGAAAACTACGCGGTCGACGTTCAGGAAGGGTGGATGAGCGTCCACGAGGCTAGTTTTCATCTAGGTTTCCATCTTACTCTCCATGACTTTGGTCTTAAATTTCTTCATTACAGTGGGCTAGCCCCGGGCCATCTACATCCTAATGGCTATGCCGTGAAACTGACGTAACCCCCTTTGTAGACTtcctcttttgcttcttttcgTTATGCTTGGTGAAAGAGCGTTACCACATGTATACCCTCCATCGAAATCGGTGGGAGGACCGTCTCTTCATTGATTCTCCTCCTAGGGAGGATTCTTTTGACTCCCAGTGTTTCTTGGTCAAGCCATCAAATGGCATGTGGAATGCCCCTCATTCATGGCGTACCAACCCCAATCGGGTAGCAAAGCTAAAACTTAGTAAACCGGTCGTCGAGCTTAGGAGTGGTACGCCGATAGTCATCACGTCCTCATTTGGGGTGGTCCAAAACATTTTCTTGACCTCCTTACCATGGATAGGCTAATAAAGGCTGGATGGGTTCCTGAGCTTAGCCAACCATCATGAAGTAAAGTGCCAAGGGAGCCACCTTCACAATCTCCCGTCGACGCAGCAACTACGGCTACAGCCAGAGGGGACATCCCTCAACAGGAGCAGCTTTCTCTTGAGGGTGTGGACCTCTTAATCACTCATGTTTTCTTTCGTGTAGCTTTCTTCCCTCTCGACTTTGCCTGTCTaaattttcccttttctttccccGTTTCCCTTTGACTCGAAACCTAATCTTGTTTGTGCCTTTCTCTTGTAGAGTTGAAGCATATGATGAGATCTTCCCAGTGAAGGGTTGACAGGATGGGAGCCCAGGCCGAGATTCACCCTTCTTTTGCCCCCCCAAGGCAAGGCTCCTCTCCCAGAAGCTCAGGTCTTCGAGAAGAGGGAGGGGATAAGTGAGATAATGGCTCCTTTACGCCATTACAAGAGAAGCTGTTGTCATGAGGCCGAGGTGGATCCTGCCACATTCTAGCTCGTCACTGATCTCACTCTTCCTGATCTTCCCGCAGGCCCTTCATCTGATCCACAGCCAGTCCCTCATTTTTCTATCGAGAGGGGCACGTCGGTGGCTATGAGTGGGGCAGACCTGGGGATTGTAGGGCATAGTGATGAGGAACTTACTCAAGCTACTCATGTAGCAATAGGACTTGGAGCAGGTGTGAGTTTCTGGGGCACCCCAAAGGTGAAAGTAACTTCACGCCTAGATTAAGTAGCCATTGATGCGGTCGGGGGAGATTCTATCGGGCGGTTATTAACCCACAATGGGCTGATCGTCATGTCCTTCACTTAGAGAAGAGGGTATCGAATAAAGGGTTGGCTCCCCTCCTGCCTTCTCTGCCTCATCTTCGTCAGGGGGAGATCCAGCTGGATGGTAACCTTTGGGTGTGTGGAGAAAGCTTTGAAGTGCAGCCCAGAGTCATGGATTCAGAATCTATAGACATGCTCGATATTAGCGCTCATCTTCTCTACTCCACCATTCTCCCGTAAGACATGGATGAGTTTGAACGTCATCTCGCAATTGTAAGCTCTCTTTTTCCTACTTTCTCCAAGGGTCCTATCTGCTGAttcttttgtttcctttcttcatAGGGTGCCTAGGGTGTGATGGTAACCAATGCGATGAATCAAGCACGCCTTGCTCATCAAGAGGCAAAGATCTATGAGTGGATGCAAAAGTCTTGCCAATGAAAGGAGGAGCAACAGGTTCTAAACATGAAGATCTGTCCCTTGGAATCAGATAAGATAGGTCTCCACTCTCAAATATCATACCTTCAATCCCAACTTTGAAATCTCTCCACCAGCCGTCAAGTTGTCGAGATGGATGTCAGGAAGTGGATAGAGGAGTTGGAGATCCAAGACAAGGCCTACTAGGAAAGGTGACCTTCTTGTTGGAAGCTCAAGAACAGGTCATTTGCTTGAAGAGGGAGCTTCCAAGCGCCGAGGAGCGAGCGACTGAGGCGTTCTAGGTGGCGACACGTGCGTAGTAGAAGGTTAAAAGGTTACGAGAAGGTAGACAACAGGAGATCGAGGAGGCTACCATGAATGTGGTGAAGTAGTATCGCCTATCCAACAACTACTATCGCCGCAAGGATGAGTATGCCAACTACTTTTCTAAGTTTGGATTCTACCTTGGCCATAGCTTTTTGGAATCCAGGTGTCCAAGGGAGTCTTTCTTGGAGATGATATTTACCAACGCCGTGTCCTCTATCACTCCTTCTGACTAGTGCAAGTATGAACCTAACAACCCTGGGCTCGACGAGTTCACTCGACAAGCTTTAGAAGATAATTTGAGCAACTTGTTGGGTCCATAGAGTCCTTACACCCCTGACACAGAAGATGACAAAACGATAGTGGAGATAACAAACACTATCCAAATGATCGAGAGCGATCTAGAGATAGACTTTGCTGCTGACACTTCTTAAGGTTCACCCTAAGAAGGATCAAGACCTCTAACTCATCCACCAGCCTAGAATTAGCATAGATCCCCTCATTTGTATTACTTTCAAGTTCGGGTTGtaaataatgataattcttattttttgttttttgaactGTTCCCTTTTTGATGTATGGGtttttaaatatacttttttcgATGCTCattatatcattttcttttacgTGTAGTGATGAAAGATTGTTATTTTCACTGTCCTCTTTGCACCTTGTTTGTTTGTCAGTTTTGTCTATTgcatttatttcctttatttgcAAATTGATTGTTGTGTGACCTTGAGGTAGTGAGCTGTCCAACATCCCTACCTTCATTTTTTGTGTCAGGTGTGGACTGCTCTTGATAAAGGCTTCCTTACCTGACCAGTCACACCTCTTAACAGCTTTGATCGGTGTTTATAGCTTGCACATATAATGCCCCCACCATCCCGTACTTGTGCTAGGTACCAGATTTTAATTTCAATCTTGAAGCCCAAACTCGATGAGAGGCGGTGCGTCTGATCCTTGCAAAGAACTTGGGCTACATTCTTGGACCATCGGGTCTTAACCAAGGAATTTGCATTTGCCTTGTTTCGCAGCTTCAACCTTCTTGCACGAACCACCAGGTTCGAGTACCATGGTACGAAGTCCCAACTGGGGGGAGCAGAGGAAAGTACAGGGTTAACTGAGCCAAGCTTAACCTGGTTGTCATACTTATGTCAAGTTAGCTTTGAGTCAGATGGTCACCGTGTATCCATGTTTGTCCGAAGGCTTGGTACCAGATTACAACCATGTGTTCGTGTTTGTCTAGAGACTTAGCATTGGATCCTCGCAGGGAGTCTAGGCAAAGCTCGTCATCTTGACGCTAGACTGCAATAAGTGATCTAAGTTGGTCTCGCGAAACCATAAGAAACCATATTGGCGAATCTAGGTTGGTCTAGGGGCATTGTACTGGATCACCTCCCGGTATTCAGGTCAGCCATTCGACCCTATATGGGCTTCTCATTTCTTGGCTCACCTTCTCAGACTTGTCTACCAGAGGGGATGTAGGTTGGGCTTGAGGTTAGTTGTTGAATTTCCATTGGACTTTCCAATTTTGATAGGAGGCTTAGTGTTGAATCAACTGAGGAGTTAAGGTTAGCTAACAGGCTTAGCACTGGACTCAAGCGAGGGATCCAGGTTAGTCTATGGGCATGGCATCGGAACACATCTGGGAATTCAAGAAGGTCAGGGGCCATAGCACCAGATCGTAGCTAGGTGGTCCCATTTGGGAAAGCAGAGTTATGGTCTTCTCTCCCGCATCGCTCCTTTTGTGTTCGTCCAGCGCAGGGAATCTAGGTTGGGCCCGAGGTCTGTTGCTAAATTTCTACCGGTTGTTCCAAGTTTTTCAGGAGGCTTAGCGTTAGATCAACCAAAGAGTAAAAGTTAGTCCATAGGCTTAGCACTGaactcaagcgagggatctAGGTTGGCTTACAAGCATGGCATTGAAATGCTTCTGGGAATTTAGGAAGGTCCAGGGCTATTGCACCATATTACAATTTGTCGGGATGGACATTTTTGGATGTGGGCTTATCATTACCTATGCAGGTCTATCGTTGCTGTTCCAGGTAGCTTTGTTACTCTTTGGTGTTGTATTCCAATCGTTGCACCTGCATTGCATTCCATAACAGACATATATACACTCAATATGCAAGGCATTTTTACTTAGTTTGGCTTATAGTATCGCCTACATCCATGGGAATATGGAGGGTGTATTCTTTTATTAATCTGGGGGAGTTACAATACATagagaaatttaaaaagaatcCTAACCCACGATAGAGTCAGGAAGCACTTCGCGTTGTGCGTGACATCCTACATCTTGTTCATAATCTCCTATGGCAGCGTTTACAACTGGAAAAGCTAGGAAGTATCTCTTGAGATGCATGGTGTTCCACATCTTGCCTAGTGTTTCACCTTGCAGCTTTTGCAGTATGCGTGTGTTAGGCCCCCACATCTTCAAGATTCTATAAGGTCTTTCCCAATCGGCCTGAGCTTTCCATCTTCTTTGAGTGCATTCGTGATAGCAGCCTTCTTAGGCACCAAATTGTCTTCTTTGAATGTTCGGGGGTGAACCCTTTCATTACACTAGCTAGAGACCCTCCTCTGATATGCTGCTAATTGAATAGTTACTTTCTCTCTTAACTCATCGAGTAGATCTAAGTTCTCCCTTAGATGATCTAGATTCTCCTCCTCCCTGAAGGCTATGACCCGGGGTGAGCTAAGGTCTACTTCCACAGGAATAAGAGCTTCCGTCCCATACACTAAGGTGAAAGGCGTTTCCCCAATAGGTAGGTGACTAGTCGTGCGATATGCCCACAAGATGCTGGGGAGTTCATTGGCCCATTTACCCTTTGCTTTTTCCAATCGAGTCTTTGGCCAATGTGATATGGTCTTGTTGCTCACCTTGGCTTGTCTGTTCGCTTGTGAGTATGCCACGGAAGCCATTTTGAAATTGATCCCCTATCTTTGACAAAAATCTCTGAAGGTATTTGAGCCAAACTGTATTCCATGATCCGTGTTGAGTATGCGGGGCACACCAAAACGAAAAATTATATCCTTCCACACCGTCCCCTCCATTTTCTTCTCGGTTATGGTTTCCAACAGTTCAACTTCTACCCACTTTGTAAAGTAATCTGTGGCTACCAACAAGAATTTCCTTTACGTCGATGCCACCGAGAACGGTCCTAGTATGTCTAGCCCCCATTGAGAAAACTATAGCGGTTGAAATATCGGTTGGATAGGAGCTTGAGGCCTCGCCATCAGGGGAGCATGTTTTTGACACTTATCATATGTCTGGACTTTTCTGGCCGCATCTTGCCTCAATGTGGGCCAAAAAAAGCTAGCCTACAAGATTTTTCCTACTAGTGCTCTCTCATTAAGGTGTTCCCTACAATCTCTTTTATGTACTTCCTCTAAAGCTTGGCGTGCTTCCTTCGGTCCCAGACATTTGAGCAGCGGTGCAAAGTATCCCCTTTCATACAATCCTTGATCGATCGCAGTGAACCGAGCAATGCTGGTTTTAAGTTGTTTTGCTGCTAAGGGAGTTTTTGGGAACCCCTGATTGAGTAGGTATTTCAATATCGGGGTCCTCCAATCTTCAAGAGTTGTGATATAGTGCACTGCgtgttttgtttctttctcaCTCACACTAGGTTGTTGCAGCACTTCCATGTGGTTTAACCTTCTCGGCGTGTCCCTTATTGAGGCCAATTTTGATAGAGCATTTGCATGTTGGTTGAGAGACTAATTTATCTGAACCAACTCAAAATCCTCAAATGAGTGTGCGATGTCTCGCACTTTTTTGAGGTAGCATATCAATATTAGATCTCTCATTTCATAAGCTCTCTAGTACTGCTAAACGACCAACTGGGAATCACTGTGGGCTATTATTCGGGTGACTTCTAACTTTTTGGCCAGCCTCATCCCAATGAGCAAAGCTTCATACTCCGCCGTGTTGTTGGAGCTCGAGAAAGTGAAATGCAGTGAGTATTCTAGAATTTCCTTCTCTGACGAGATCAGCACCACTCCAACCCCACTACCCCGGGCATTCGATGCTCCATCCACAAACAACCATTCGTTGGTGAAGGTATCTTCCTGAGCTACGTGCGTGCACTCCACTATGAAATCAACAAGCTCTTGTACCTTTATTGCCTTCCTTTGCTCGAAGCTGATGTCGTATTCACTAAGTTCAATGGCCCATTTGGTCAACCTCCCTGAGCATTTGGGCCTCTGCAAGATTTGTCTTAGCGGTTGGTCTATCAACACTATCATAACATGGGCCTGAAAATAAGGTCTCAACTTCCTTGCTGTTGTGACCAATGCTAGGGCTACTTTCTCAACATAGGGATACTGGGACTCTGCTTCTTGAAAAACCTTACTTACATAATAAACTAGCCTGTCAAATTGCTTTGCCTGTCTGACCAGGATTGCATTTACAGCGTGGTGCTAACTCCCGGGTAAAGGCacaaattttctccaatttctagTCTGGTCAGCAGGGGTATCTCCTTTAAATAAGtcttcaattcttggaaagcttttttgcatttttcagtTCATTGGAAATTCTTCCCTCCCTTCAGGGCCTTGAAGAAATGGAGGCTTCGCTCAGTAGACTTGGACAGAAATTGCCCCAATGTTGGCAAATGACTTGTCAATCTCTAGACTTCTTTCACGGACGTTGGGGACTACATATCGACCATTTCTTGCACCTTCTTTGGGTTGGCCTTTATTCCCTAATTAGTGATCATGTAACCCAAAATTTTCCCGACTTCACCCCGAATGCACACTTACTAGGGTTCAAGCGCATCCTGTTTTCTCTAAACACCTCAAAAACCTTTGCTAACTTTTTAGCACGTCGTTCCCTAAGCTTGGTTTTCATgatcatgtcatccacatacacctCCATCATGTCTCCCAATAAGTCTTTGAACACCTTATTAACCATTAGCTGATAAGTGGCCTCTGCATTTTTTAGTCCAAAC contains the following coding sequences:
- the LOC127812750 gene encoding uncharacterized protein LOC127812750 translates to MVKKANGKWLVCIDFKDLNKDCPKDSYSLPRIDCLVDETSGYAMLNFLDAFSGYHQISMCPPNAEKTACITENGMYCYKVITFGLKNAEATYQLMVNKVFKDLLGDMMEVYVDDMIMKTKLRERRAKKLAKVFEVFRENRMRLNPRNKGQPKEGARNGRYVVPNVRERSLEIDKSFANIGAISVQHHAVNAILVRQAKQFDRLVYYVSKVFQEAESQYPYVEKVALALVTTARKLRPYFQAHVMIVLIDQPLRQILQRPKCSGRLTKWAIELSEYDISFEQRKAIKVQELVDFIVECTHVAQEDTFTNEWLFVDGASNARGSGVGVVLISSEKEILEYSLHFTFSSSNNTAEYEALLIGMRLAKKLEVTRIIAHSDSQLVV